From Chionomys nivalis chromosome 21, mChiNiv1.1, whole genome shotgun sequence, a single genomic window includes:
- the LOC130863340 gene encoding 40S ribosomal protein S12-like yields the protein MAEEGIAAGGVMDVNTALQEVLKTALIHDGLARGIREAAKTLDKRQAHLCVLASNCDEPMYVKLVEALCAEHQINLIKVDDNKKLREWVGLCKIDREGKPRKVVGCSCVVVKDYGKESQAKDVIEEYFKCKK from the coding sequence ATGGCCGAGGAAGGCATTGCTGCTGGAGGTGTAATGGACGTCAacactgctcttcaagaggtgcTGAAGACCGCCCTCATCCACGATGGCCTCGCACGTGGCATCCGCGAAGCTGCCAAAACCTTAGACAAGCGCCAAGCCCATCTCTGTGTGCTTGCATCTAACTGTGATGAGCCTATGTATGTCAAGTTGGTGGAGGCCCTTTGTGCTGAGCACCAAATCAACCTAATTAAGGTTGATGACAACAAGAAACTCAGGGAGTGGGTAGGCCTCTGTAAGATTGATCGCGAGGGAAAGCCACGGAAAGTAGTTGGCTGCAGTTGTGTAGTGGTTAAGGACTATGGCAAAGAATCTCAGGCCAAGGATGTCATCGAAGAGTACTTCAAgtgcaagaaatga